The sequence below is a genomic window from Marinitoga hydrogenitolerans DSM 16785.
TTTTATTAATAAGGCTTCTTATTCATTAAAAAACTTTCAAATAGATATCTTCAGATATTTTTATAATTTAGAACCATAAATAATATAATTACTTTATTTTAATAATGGTAAAGTCACCGGTCTAATTCCAACTCGTCCTAAGTTATTATGAAAATCAACTCTTAAAAATGGCCAAACAATTTTATTTAATTGTTTTTCTATAAAAAATGTATAAATTTTTTTATTTTTTATAATTTCAGATACTTTATCTATATTTTTTATATTAAGTGTAATAATATATTCTGTTTCTTGCTTATATATTATCTTATTTTTCTCTCTTAATTTTATAGTATATTCAATGTAAGCTTTTCTTTTTTCTAAATTTATATTTCCTGTTTTGATTTTCAATTCAATTTTTATTGTAGAAGAACCATTATTTCTTTTCTCATGTATTTCTATTTTTTCTTTTGATAAAAATATATCTTTTAAATTAATATTTTTTATTAATTCAAAAAAAAGTTTAAATTCTTCTTTATTTAGCTCAATAGCAGTTCGCTTTCCATTATTTTCCATTCTTCATCACCCACATTTTCAAATTCTTTTTCAAAAATATTATCCCATGTATTAACTCCAGAATTTAAAAGTAATTTTATTGCTTCATCAAACGTTACTTCAAAATTATTTTTTACTTTCTCAATTTGTTCTTGATTTGAACAAATTAAATCAATAATTTTTTCTATATATTTATCTATTTCTTTTTCCTTAGATAATTTTTTTAATTTTTCAACACTTTCATCAGATAACTCTATAACATTTTTACCTTTAGCTGTTATAAACAATTCACCACCTAATGCACTTGTTAAATTCCACATAGTTTCAAAACTTATATTTTGTTTTCCATTTTCTATTCTTGAAAGATTTGAGTATTTAATTCCTGTTTTTTCTGCAAGGTCTCTTAATGAATATCCTTTTTCTTTTCTTAATTGTATTATCGAGTTTAAGAAATGAAAGAGTTTTTCTTTCTTATAATATATTTCTTTTATTCCTTCTTTTTTTAACAATTCTTTTTTTAGATCTTTGTAACTTTTCATTTTATTCCCCTCCAGAATTTTTGAAATAATCTTTTTTTCTTCTTTCCGCTACTTTTATATCATTTTGCTGACTTTTTTTATTTTCTTTAAATGCAGCATGCAATATAATTATATGTTTCTGAAAATCATCAACACAAAAATATATTCTTATTTGCTTTTTTAATTTTGATGATCTATTTCTATATTCATATATTTTATTATTTCCCTTTAACTCTTTTATTGTTTTATTTTTTATAAAATCATAAGGTATTCCTATTCCGTTTTCTATTCTATCAAAAAATACATTCATAATTTCAGCCATTTTTCCAGCATCTAATTTTGATAACTCTTCAATGAATTTCTCTATATAATTTTTTCCATTTTTTTCGTCATAAAAATATACTGTATAATTTTCCCAAAGCCACAATTGATTTTCCTCCTTTTTATGTTATCATATATGATAACATATGTCAAGTGTGTTTTTGTTAAATTTTAGTTACTTCATATACGGAATATACAATTTCCATTCTAATTCTGTTAAGGCTACTTTATTTACTACCTGAAGCGGATAGGGCAATCTATAATTAACATATGGCGTCGGATGGACTACTCTTGTTAATGAATATACTTGTTCTAATATTTTTTCATTATTATAATCTGTATTGTTTTCTATTATTTTTATTTCTACGCCTTTTTGATTGAAATATGTTTTAGGGTAATAAATAAAATTATTATCGGAAAGTTTTATTATCCACTCTTTTAAATCTTCACATGAATTGATATTTACACTTTTATTAACTTCTATCAATGAATATTTTATGTTTTCAATATTCAAAATATTTTTTATTATTTCTATATCTTCCAAATATCTCCCATCTCTCAATACTATAATATTTTCAGGATAATTTTTATTTCTTTCATAGTATTCATTCAATATTTGGATATATTCTTTTTCAACTATATCAAGATTCATTTTTTCATTTAATTCTAAATTTTTATATTTATTTAAATATATAATATCCCCAAAATTATTAACTGCTGATATTGCTAAATTGCTTTTTTTTAAATAATTATCATGACTTAAATCTATACCAATATAAAGTGTTTTATTTTTATCTTTTAAGTTTCTTATAACATATGGCTGGCATTCCGGTATAAAGTTTCCCATTTTATATACATAGCTTTTTATTATATAAGGCTGTATTTTTTCTAATTTTTCTTTTAAAATTGGTTGTAAAATTAAATTTTCAGGAAACTTTTGTATAAGAGAATCAATATTTCCTAAAAATTTATCAAGTATTATTATAGCCATTATATTTCCTTCTAAATTTTCAAAAAAATCTTTGTTGCTTATTTCAAATGTTTCAGGATTATACATAAAAGCAGAACTATTTGTTTTCGGTTCTCTTAAAAATATTACTTTTGAAAAACCCATTTCATATATTGTTTGATAAAAGATTGAATTTTTATTTTGAAATAGCATTTTTAACGAACGTTGAATTTCATATATTTGTTTCTTAGAACTAAAAAAGAATGCTATTTTGATTTTCTGATCGTTTTTATAAAATGAGTATTTAAAAACATCTTTTATATTTCTTGATATACCTTTTTTAAATTCATATTCAATATTTACATATATTTTTTTGTCCATGGTTAAGTTGTAATTATTGATATTTATGATGTCTTCTAAAAAATACAAACTCTGTTTAATTTTTTTATATCCTGAAAATATTTTTTCTTTATATATATTGTGAATTTCCTTTGAAAAACCAAATTTCTCAGCTTCTTTCGAAGTGAAATTAAAATAGTAATTTTCAGGAAATAAAACTTCTTTTATTCCATTTTCGCCGAGATCTATTTTTAATACTCCATTTAATCCAGATATATATGGAAAAGTTTTTCCGGATTTTATGTTAAATAGGTAGGTGCTTTTAATTGGAGATTCTAAAGCTGGTTTATCTGAAAGAAATGTAAATTTAGGAAGTACTGATATATAATATCTTTCGTTAATTTTATAGAGTTTAATTTTATAGGTCAAATGTGCATTTACATTAGTATTGCTATCTAACGGAAATTTGTCATTTATTGAAATATAATTATTTCCTCTTTTATAATAAAAATTGTTGTCTATAAATTTCTTTTTTATATACCTATATATTGTTTTTACGAAAAGATCTGAATCTTCCTTTTCTCCTATTATTTCGTTTTTTTCTATTTTATATTTTTCTGCTTGTTGTGGTGTAATTTTAAAATCTATATCTGGAATCTCCAACCATACTAAATCTTTTGAATCGTTGAATCTAATATTATTTACTCTACTTAAATTTCTAGCAAATTCTTTTGGATCATTTTCTTTGTTAAAATAATATAGTCTTTTTACTCTGTATGGTATTTTAATTTCATAAAGATTTAAATACATTTTCATCCCCCCATTTTTTATATTATCAAAAAGTCTTTATCATAAAATTTGCCTTTATCAATGCCAATAGTAACTATATATTTTCTGCTTTCTTTTGAAATAGGGTATATTCTTATAGTATCTTCATTTTTGTTTATCTGCTTTTT
It includes:
- the ago gene encoding protein argonaute translates to MYLNLYEIKIPYRVKRLYYFNKENDPKEFARNLSRVNNIRFNDSKDLVWLEIPDIDFKITPQQAEKYKIEKNEIIGEKEDSDLFVKTIYRYIKKKFIDNNFYYKRGNNYISINDKFPLDSNTNVNAHLTYKIKLYKINERYYISVLPKFTFLSDKPALESPIKSTYLFNIKSGKTFPYISGLNGVLKIDLGENGIKEVLFPENYYFNFTSKEAEKFGFSKEIHNIYKEKIFSGYKKIKQSLYFLEDIININNYNLTMDKKIYVNIEYEFKKGISRNIKDVFKYSFYKNDQKIKIAFFFSSKKQIYEIQRSLKMLFQNKNSIFYQTIYEMGFSKVIFLREPKTNSSAFMYNPETFEISNKDFFENLEGNIMAIIILDKFLGNIDSLIQKFPENLILQPILKEKLEKIQPYIIKSYVYKMGNFIPECQPYVIRNLKDKNKTLYIGIDLSHDNYLKKSNLAISAVNNFGDIIYLNKYKNLELNEKMNLDIVEKEYIQILNEYYERNKNYPENIIVLRDGRYLEDIEIIKNILNIENIKYSLIEVNKSVNINSCEDLKEWIIKLSDNNFIYYPKTYFNQKGVEIKIIENNTDYNNEKILEQVYSLTRVVHPTPYVNYRLPYPLQVVNKVALTELEWKLYIPYMK
- a CDS encoding type II toxin-antitoxin system RelE/ParE family toxin; protein product: MWLWENYTVYFYDEKNGKNYIEKFIEELSKLDAGKMAEIMNVFFDRIENGIGIPYDFIKNKTIKELKGNNKIYEYRNRSSKLKKQIRIYFCVDDFQKHIIILHAAFKENKKSQQNDIKVAERRKKDYFKNSGGE
- a CDS encoding helix-turn-helix domain-containing protein, with the protein product MKSYKDLKKELLKKEGIKEIYYKKEKLFHFLNSIIQLRKEKGYSLRDLAEKTGIKYSNLSRIENGKQNISFETMWNLTSALGGELFITAKGKNVIELSDESVEKLKKLSKEKEIDKYIEKIIDLICSNQEQIEKVKNNFEVTFDEAIKLLLNSGVNTWDNIFEKEFENVGDEEWKIMESELLLS